Proteins from a genomic interval of Micromonospora sp. NBC_00389:
- a CDS encoding cupin domain-containing protein, producing MTLVRAAQAEVLDSDPASVITLLLDPEHTGGALTSNRTLLKHGTDGAPPHLHTHSGELFFVLDGALEMLVGDELHTLHKGDVLFVPPNTPHAFAPADDQDVDFLVVITPGKPRFDYYRLLDKVHQGEATWQEVGETQDRYDNHYVDSPVWAGRAANHVDLKK from the coding sequence ATGACACTGGTACGCGCAGCCCAGGCCGAGGTTCTCGACAGCGACCCGGCCAGCGTGATCACGCTGCTGCTCGACCCCGAGCACACCGGCGGCGCCCTGACCAGCAACCGCACCCTGCTCAAGCACGGCACAGACGGCGCGCCGCCGCACCTGCACACCCACTCCGGCGAGCTGTTCTTCGTGCTCGACGGCGCCCTCGAGATGCTCGTCGGCGACGAACTGCACACCCTGCACAAGGGAGACGTGCTCTTCGTCCCGCCGAACACCCCGCATGCCTTCGCCCCCGCCGACGACCAGGACGTCGACTTCCTCGTCGTAATCACCCCCGGCAAGCCCCGGTTCGACTACTACCGACTGCTCGACAAGGTGCACCAGGGCGAAGCCACCTGGCAGGAAGTCGGCGAGACCCAGGACCGCTACGACAACCACTACGTGGACAGCCCGGTGTGGGCAGGCCGCGCGGCTAACCACGTCGACCTGAAGAAGTAG